From Homalodisca vitripennis isolate AUS2020 chromosome 1, UT_GWSS_2.1, whole genome shotgun sequence, the proteins below share one genomic window:
- the LOC124353094 gene encoding piggyBac transposable element-derived protein 3-like — protein sequence MCWEKKWRIPLVANNMARDRFFLIRNWIKLVFDNEITADERKADRLWKVRPLLDRILEGCLKQNKPQELSIDEMIVPFSGTCLVKQHIPNKPNPTGLKVYVLANPNGIVCDFTVYQGPATYVENPELEQFWQCESAVLQLTRSLVPGHTLYADRFFTSVRLADELLKKGFRLTGTIRKDRIPETTDLPSDKEFKKANERGTSFCTVREEKDKNGTKTEGKVAITKWLDNNCVCMISTAESIEPLCEVKRWSKASKQFINVSQPKVINAYNAKNGRRRLS from the coding sequence ATGTGTTGGGAAAAAAAGTGGAGGATTCCACTTGTAGCAAACAACATGGCGAGAGATCGCTTTTTCCTTATTAGGAACtggataaaacttgtttttgataacGAAATTACAGCAGACGAAAGAAAAGCTGATAGGCTGTGGAAGGTAAGACCTTTACTTGACCGAATCTTAGAGGGCTGTTTGAAACAGAACAAACCACAGGAATTGAGTATCGACGAGATGATAGTGCCTTTTTCTGGAACGTGTCTAGTCAAGCAACACATACCCAACAAACCCAACCCAACGGGTTTGAAAGTTTATGTTCTTGCTAATCCAAACGGAATTGTTTGTGATTTTACTGTTTATCAAGGACCAGCCACATACGTAGAAAACCCAGAACTTGAGCAATTCTGGCAGTGTGAATCAGCTGTCCTTCAGCTTACTAGGTCTTTAGTTCCCGGCCACACATTGTATGCCGATAGATTTTTCACTTCAGTTAGGCTTGCTGACGAACTCCTGAAAAAAGGTTTTAGATTAACTGGAACAATCAGGAAAGACAGAATTCCCGAAACTACTGACCTTCCAAGTGACAAAGAGTTTAAGAAAGCAAATGAAAGGGGCACCAGTTTTTGCACTGTAAGagaagaaaaagataaaaatggaacaaagacaGAGGGAAAAGTAGCTATAACAAAGTGGTTAGACAACAACTGTGTATGTATGATATCTACTGCTGAGTCAATCGAGCCTTTGTGTGAAGTAAAAAGGTGGTCTAAGGCCAGCAAACAGTTTATCAATGTTTCTCAACCTAAAGTTATCAATGCATATAATGCAAAAAATGGGAGGCGTAGACTTAGCTGA